The proteins below come from a single Kosakonia sp. SMBL-WEM22 genomic window:
- a CDS encoding lipoprotein: protein MKKMILAAALMLSGVLVGCNQLTQYTISEQEINQALQKRNNFAKDIGVPGVADAHIVLNNLASAIGREEPNKITLTGDANLDMTSLFGNQKAVIKLKLKALPTFDKDKGAIYLNEMEVVDATVTPEKMQSVLQTVMPYLNQSLRNYFNQRPAYVLKEDSTKGEALAKKYAKGIEVKPGEIVIPLTD, encoded by the coding sequence ATGAAGAAGATGATTTTGGCCGCAGCATTAATGCTGAGCGGCGTACTGGTGGGCTGTAACCAACTGACCCAATACACAATCAGCGAGCAGGAGATTAACCAGGCCCTGCAGAAACGGAATAACTTTGCCAAAGATATTGGCGTGCCGGGCGTGGCTGATGCGCATATTGTTCTCAACAATCTTGCCAGCGCCATCGGACGTGAAGAGCCAAATAAAATTACCTTAACGGGCGACGCTAATCTGGATATGACGTCGCTGTTCGGCAATCAAAAAGCGGTTATTAAGCTGAAGCTGAAAGCGCTGCCGACCTTTGATAAGGATAAGGGCGCCATCTATTTGAACGAGATGGAGGTGGTAGACGCGACAGTGACGCCGGAAAAGATGCAGAGCGTGCTGCAAACCGTAATGCCCTACCTGAACCAGTCTCTGCGCAACTACTTTAACCAGCGCCCGGCCTACGTACTGAAAGAGGACAGTACCAAAGGCGAAGCACTGGCGAAGAAATATGCTAAAGGTATTGAGGTAAAACCTGGCGAGATTGTCATCCCGCTTACCGACTGA